The DNA sequence CCTACAATTACAAAGCAGGATGTTGAAACGATTGTAAATAGAAGTTTAGAACAAAATGTATTTCTATTAACTGATTATATTCAACAAGGTAAGAAACCAGAAGCTGTAAATTTGGTGAATGATTTAATCACCATGAAAGAAGAGCCAATCAAGTTATTGGCATTAATAGCAAGTAATTTCAGATTGTACTACCAATGTAAAATTTTAGCGAAAAAAGGGTATTCTCAACAACAGATTGCTAAAACAGTCAGTGTACATCCATTCAGAGTTAAATTAGCTTTAAGAGCATCAAGACAATATGATTTAAGACATTTAATGCAAATCATGAATGCATGTGCTGAAACTGACTACAAACTTAAATCTTCTTATATGGATAAACAATTGATATTGGAACTTTTTATTTTGTCCATATAAAAAAAGTTCAAGCCAAGAGCTTGAACTTTTTCATTATTTAGCTGCAACCATCAATTGTGATTTTACGCGGTCAGCTTTATTTGAGTGGATTAAGTTAGCTTGTGCTGCTTTATCAACTTTTTTCACAGCGATACGTACTAATTCTTCTTTGTTATCAGCGTTTTCAGCGATAGCTGTTTTCGCACGTTTAACTGCAGTACGCATAGCATTTTTTTGAGAAATGTTTTGTGCTTCAGCTTTGTTAGTTGTTTTAACACGTTTAATAGCAGATTTAATATTTGGCATCGAATGTCACCTCCTATAGTGATCTATGCTCATCAAATAAATATTTGATTACAACAAGAAATATTTTATCAAATGTACTATTAAACTGCAATCATTTATTTTTAAAGAGGCTTTTAACAAGCGCAGATTTACAGTAAAATAGAGTCTGACAATAAATGTACAATAAATTGCCATTAGTTGCAATTATGGGGCAAACACGTTATTATATCAAAGAATATCATACATAATGCTCTATTGAATATTATGAAAGCGAGTAGATAGAATGAATAATCAAGAACGGTTAAACCGACAAGAAAATATTAGAAACTTTTCTATCATTGCCCACATTGACCATGGGAAGTCAACTTTGGCTGATAGAATTTTAGAAAATACAAAAAGTGTAGAAACAAGAGAGATGCATGCGCAATTATTAGACTCAATGGATTTGGAAAGAGAACGCGGTATTACGATTAAATTAAACGCAGTTCGATTGAAATATGAAGCAAACGACGGCAACAGTTATATTTTTCATCTTATCGATACACCAGGACACGTCGACTTTACTTATGAGGTATCACGTTCTCTAGCAGCTTGTGAAGGGGCAATATTAGTAGTAGATGCTGCTCAAGGTATTGAAGCACAAACTTTAGCTAACGTGTATCTTGCATTAGATAACGACTTAGAATTGCTTCCTGTCGTAAACAAAATCGATTTGCCGGCTGCAGAACCAGAAAGAGTTAAACAAGAATTAGAAGATGTCATTGGTTTAGACCAAGATGAAGTGGTTTTAGCAAGTGCTAAATCCAACATCGGTATTGAAGATATCTTAGAAAAAATTGTTGAAGTTGTTCCGCCTCCGCAAGGTGATCCTGAAGCTCCATTAAAAGCATTGATTTTCGACTCTGAATACGATGCATATCGCGGTGTCATTTCATCTATCCGTATTATCGACGGTGTTGTAAAAGTTGGAGATAAAATTAAAATGATGGCTACAGGCAAAGAATTCGAAGTTACAGAAGTAGGTATCAATACACCGAAACAATTGCCTGTTGAAGAATTAACTGTCGGAGATGTTGGTTACATTATTGCCAGCATTAAAAATGTAGACGACTCACGTGTAGGGGATACTATTACACACGCTGAGCGACCAGCCGCAGAACCTTTAAAAGGTTATAAGAAAATGAATCCGATGGTATTCTGCGGACTCTTCCCGATTGATAATAAGAATTATAACGACCTAAGAGAAGCATTAGAGAAACTTCAATTAAACGATGCTTCTTTAGAATTCGAACCTGAAACATCACAAGCATTAGGATTTGGGTTCCGTACAGGTTTCTTAGGTATGCTGCACA is a window from the Staphylococcus sp. IVB6181 genome containing:
- the lepA gene encoding translation elongation factor 4, whose amino-acid sequence is MNNQERLNRQENIRNFSIIAHIDHGKSTLADRILENTKSVETREMHAQLLDSMDLERERGITIKLNAVRLKYEANDGNSYIFHLIDTPGHVDFTYEVSRSLAACEGAILVVDAAQGIEAQTLANVYLALDNDLELLPVVNKIDLPAAEPERVKQELEDVIGLDQDEVVLASAKSNIGIEDILEKIVEVVPPPQGDPEAPLKALIFDSEYDAYRGVISSIRIIDGVVKVGDKIKMMATGKEFEVTEVGINTPKQLPVEELTVGDVGYIIASIKNVDDSRVGDTITHAERPAAEPLKGYKKMNPMVFCGLFPIDNKNYNDLREALEKLQLNDASLEFEPETSQALGFGFRTGFLGMLHMEIIQERIEREFGIELIATAPSVIYECVLKNGDKKIVDNPAQMPERDQIEKIYEPYVKATMMVPSDYVGAVMELCQSKRGQFINMDYLDDIRVNIIYDIPLSEVVFDFFDQLKSNTKGYASFDYELIGYKESNLVKMDILLNGDKVDALSFIVHKDFAYERGKALVERLKTLIPRQQFEVPVQAAVGHKIIARTNIKSMGKNVLAKCYGGDISRKRKLLEKQKEGKAKMKAVGNVEIPQDAFLAVLKMDED
- the rpsT gene encoding 30S ribosomal protein S20; this translates as MPNIKSAIKRVKTTNKAEAQNISQKNAMRTAVKRAKTAIAENADNKEELVRIAVKKVDKAAQANLIHSNKADRVKSQLMVAAK